A window of the Cucurbita pepo subsp. pepo cultivar mu-cu-16 chromosome LG01, ASM280686v2, whole genome shotgun sequence genome harbors these coding sequences:
- the LOC111789981 gene encoding uncharacterized protein LOC111789981, protein MADSSSASYIHMVQHLIEKCLIFRMTKEECMDALFKHANISPVITSTVWTELEKENKEFFEAYAESQSNKDRMSEEETSQMIQRMILDSSKGDPKN, encoded by the exons ATGGCagattcttcttctgcttcatACATACATATG GTGCAACACTTGATCGAGAAGTGTTTGATCTTTCGCATGACCAAAGAAGAATGCATGGATGCCCTCTTCAAACATGCAAATATTTCACCTGTCATCACGTCAACAG TGTGGACCGAGTTAGAGAAGGAAAACAAGGAATTCTTCGAGGCGTATGCAGAATCTCAAAGCAATAAGGATAGAATGTCGGAGGAAGAGACGAGCCAAATGATCCAAAGGATGATCTTGGATTCCTCCAAAGGGGACCCTAAAAACTAA
- the LOC111810944 gene encoding uncharacterized protein LOC111810944, with protein MEPTQCSASVLEALMGFDELQSEHRAPGRSRVLSERYLQRVASIGGTQKKKSPSRCQPFRMTIEEPPEVFSIRNVLWDREHFSIHNFMNEKHFSTDEIIPMSKDFHDLPEVVDSMDISPRHTRTKDNTFNHVENGPNVSKPHNNAHRKDEDKRSCFISVESYKGGESREKVIEEQRKNGNLMLSKQGRNMNEMFILPHYATFPSDLNCKPVEYDFPKRVCLNKDHLHSGSPLCLSCKDRRFDRLGKKSHRSGLNSAYTVIARSRIRSRYEALRNTWFLKPEGLGTWLQYKPLNTRSNKKNASEPSSKLSSKKLRIFPCPDSVSDHVDNDGCIVGNDLKTRVEKNGLCDQHSVNSLSSNSNLAIEQPSLSSIVPETDGHSSTNSCRATCTSIQQDGLSFDRYDSKELDSIVRLEEFYQPSPVSVLERHFKEETFSSSESSGINGRELELLMWDTPGTNSDEHELFVSSEEDGGEGSICNSDEIYDIMSTFKFKDSRDFSYLVDVISEAGLHRRNLEKGYVLWHDQERHVISPSVFEALEKKFGEQVSWRRSERKLLFDRINSGLAELFRSFVGVPEWAKPVSRRFWPLLDQEMVEDEVWTLLDSQEKEGNKDLVDKQFGKEIGWIDLGDEIGSICRELEGLLIIELVAEVGSSII; from the exons ATGGAGCCTACACAGTGTTCAGCTAGTGTTCTTGAAGCATTGATGGGCTTTGATGAGCTGCAATCCGAGCACCGTGCTCCGGGGCGTTCTCGAGTTCTTTCCGAGCGTTATTTACAAAGGGTTGCTTCCATTGGAGGAacccaaaagaagaaatccCCCTCTAGATGTCAGCCATTTAGGATGACCATAGAAGAGCCACCAGAAGTCTTTTCGATACGCAACGTGTTATGGGATCGGGAGCACTTTTCGATACACAATTTCATGAACGAAAAGCACTTTTCGACAGATGAGATTATACCGATGTCAAAGGATTTTCATGACTTACCGGAGGTCGTAGATTCTATGGACATCTCACCAAGACATACTAGAACAAAAGATAATACGTTCAACCATGTCGAAAATGGACCGAACGTGTCAAAGCCACATAACAATGCGCATAGAAAAGATGAAGACAAGCGTTCCTGCTTCATTTCGGTCGAGTCGTACAAGGGCGGAGAATCCAGGGAGAAAGTAATAGAAGAACAAAGGAAGAATGGAAATTTGATGCTATCTAAACAAGGTAGGAACATGAACGAAATGTTTATACTCCCTCATTATGCAACTTTTCCCAGTGATTTGAATTGCAAGCCTGTCGAGTACGATTTCCCGAAGCGTGTTTGTTTGAATAAGGATCATTTGCATTCTGGCAGTCCGTTGTGCTTGAGCTGCAAGGATCGAAGATTCGATCGACTCGGTAAAAAATCCCACAGGTCGGGACTCAATTCTGCTTATACAGTGATTGCAAGATCTAGAATCAGGAGCAGGTACGAGGCGCTTCGAAATACATGGTTCTTAAAGCCTGAAGGTCTCGGTACTTGGCTTCAATACAAGCCGTTGAATACGAGATCCAATAAAAAGAATGCTTCGGAACCCTCTTCGAAATTAAGCTCTAAAAAGTTGAGGATTTTTCCTTGCCCTGATTCAGTGAGCGATCATGTCGACAACGATGGCTGTATCGTTGGTAATGATCTGAAGACCCGAGTCGAGAAAAATGGCCTTTGTGATCAGCATTCTGTAAACTCGCTATCATCAAACAGCAATCTGGCCATAGAGCAACCTTCATTGTCCAGCATCGTTCCGGAGACTGACGGTCATTCATCTACCAACTCGTGCCGTGCGACGTGTACCTCTATCCAACAG GATGGTCTTTCGTTCGATCGTTACGATAGCAAAGAGCTAGATTCTATTGTGAGGTTGGAGGAGTTTTATCAACCGAGCCCAGTTTCGGTCCTTGAACGACATTTTAAAGAAGAAACATTTTCGAGTTCCGAGTCCTCGGGCATTAACGGTAGAG AACTTGAACTTCTGATGTGGGACACCCCGGGAACTAACTCAGACGAACATGAATTGTTCGTATCGAGTGAGGAGGATGGTGGAGAAGGATCGATATGCAATTCTGatgaaatttatgatataatgAGCACGTTCAAGTTCAAAGATAGTCGGGATTTTTCATACCTAGTCGATGTCATAAGCGAGGCAGGCTTGCATCGTAGGAACCTAGAGAagggttatgttttatggcaTGATCAGGAACGTCATGTCATTAGCCCCTCGGTGTTCGAGGCATTAGAGAAGAAGTTCGGGGAACAAGTTTCTTGGAGGAGATCAGAAAGAAAGCTTCTCTTTGACCGAATAAACTCCGGGTTAGCTGAACTCTTTCGGTCGTTTGTTGGTGTGCCCGAATGGGCAAAGCCTGTATCGAGAAGGTTTTGGCCATTGCTCGACCAGGAAATGGTCGAGGACGAAGTATGGACCCTTCTCGATAGCCAAGAAAAGGAAGGGAACAAAGATTTAGTCGATAAACAGTTCGGGAAGGAGATCGGGTGGATAGATCTCGGAGATGAGATTGGTTCTATTTGTAGGGAACTAGAGGGATTGCTGATCATTGAGCTTGTTGCAGAGGTTGGTAGCAGCATCATATGA
- the LOC111807084 gene encoding dirigent protein 10, with translation MESYRVLYFPIKDIACLLLLCLMCLSVNSARLLDEQPQVPVGTPVGSNVVGTPVGNLGQPSLGGTPVGNPGLGATTPSTTLPSPGGIEGDHVLTFFMHDILGGSNPTARAVTGAVNNPALNGQLPFAKPNGAVLSVGNGVPQSNGNSGLINNNNLPFLVGLGGATSPLLQNNGGGGGGNNFNGGFSFPSVNAGQLPSGVSIQQLMFGTMTVIDDELTEGHELNSGLIGKAQGFYVVSSEDGNSQTMAFTTMFQSGHYVDSLSFFGVHRTAVSESHLAIMGGTGKYVNAKGYANVKTLPGANQQQTDGVETLLQFTVYISY, from the coding sequence ATGGAGTCTTACAGAGTTCTCTACTTCCCTATTAAGGATATAGCCTGCCTTCTTCTGCTATGCTTGATGTGTTTATCTGTTAACTCGGCCAGACTTCTTGATGAGCAGCCACAGGTTCCGGTGGGTACTCCGGTAGGATCCAACGTCGTCGGGACGCCTGTTGGCAATCTGGGGCAACCTAGTTTGGGTGGGACGCCGGTTGGTAATCCGGGGCTAGGAGCTACTACACCTTCAACAACTCTACCTAGTCCTGGTGGGATTGAAGGTGATCATGTCTTAACCTTCTTCATGCATGACATCCTTGGCGGCTCGAACCCGACAGCTCGGGCGGTTACAGGGGCGGTTAATAATCCCGCTCTCAATGGCCAGCTTCCCTTTGCCAAACCCAATGGAGCAGTTTTATCAGTTGGCAATGGTGTCCCCCAGAGTAATGGAAACAGTGGTCTGATTAACAACAACAACCTCCCCTTTCTGGTTGGCCTAGGCGGAGCTACATCGCCATTGTTGCAAAACAatggcggcggtggcggcgggAACAACTTCAATGGCGGGTTTAGCTTTCCATCTGTTAATGCTGGACAGCTCCCATCTGGAGTATCGATACAGCAGCTCATGTTCGGTACCATGACAGTGATCGACGATGAGCTCACGGAAGGACACGAGCTCAACTCTGGCTTGATTGGAAAAGCACAAGGATTCTACGTTGTGAGCTCAGAGGATGGAAACAGTCAAACAATGGCATTCACAACCATGTTTCAGAGCGGCCATTACGTCGATAGCCTAAGCTTCTTCGGAGTTCATCGGACCGCCGTGTCGGAGTCGCACTTGGCCATCATGGGAGGCACCGGAAAATACGTAAATGCAAAGGGATATGCCAATGTGAAGACTCTGCCAGGCGCCAACCAGCAGCAAACTGATGGAGTAGAGACTTTGCTGCAATTCACTGTTTACATCAGTTACTAA
- the LOC111788912 gene encoding 60S ribosomal protein L35-like, with product MARIKVHELRQKSKADLLTQLKDLKAELSLLRVAKVTGGAPNKLSKIKVVRLSIAQVLTVISQKQKAALREAYKKKKLLPLDLRPKKTRAIRRRLTKHQASLVTERQKKKEMYYPLRTYAIKV from the exons ATGG CGAGGATTAAGGTTCACGAGTTGAGGCAGAAATCGAAGGCTGATCTGTTGACACAGCTTAAAGATCTTAAGGCGGAGCTTTCTCTCCTTCGAGTTGCTAAAGTTACTGGCGGAGCCCCAAACAAGCTATCCAAAAT CAAGGTGGTAAGATTATCGATCGCTCAAGTTTTGACAGTAATTTCACAGAAGCAGAAAGCAGCATTGAGGGAAGcttacaagaagaagaagcttttgCCTCTCGATCTGCGTCCAAAGAAGACCAGAGCCATTCGTAGAAGGCTCACCAAGCACCAG GCATCTCTGGTAACTGAGCgacagaagaaaaaggagatgTACTATCCATTGAGGACTTATGCTATTAAGGTGTAG
- the LOC111796759 gene encoding ankyrin repeat-containing protein ITN1-like: MGSSSAQVVVDGVGDLEKGILSLSSNRNPLGELSPTPSPSSTATAPALVLSNSGKRIDQAGKKKYVKQVTGRHNDTELHLAAQRGDLAAVKQILDDIDSQMVKTLSGADFDAEVAEVRSLVVNEVNELGETALFTAAERGHIEVVKELLKYSNKETLTTKNRSAFDPLHIAASQGHHAIVKELLDHEPSLSKTIGPSGATPLITAAARGHTAVVEELLNKDRSLLEICRSNGKNALHFAVRPGHTEIVRLLLSKDQQLARRNDKKGQTALHMAVKGQSRDVVKLLLDADPAIVMLPDKFGNTALHVATRKKRVEIVQELLLLPDTNVNALSRDHKTAFDIAEELPLSEESSEIKDCLSRYGAVRANELNQPRDELRNTVTQIKKDVHTQLEQTRKTNKNVHNISKELRKLHREGINNATNSVTVVAVLFATVAFAAIFTVPGGDTEQGTAVVVGSGSFKIFFIFNAIALFTSLAVVVVQITLVRGETKAERRVVEIINKLMWLASVCTSVAFMASSYIVVGRKYEWAAVVITVVGGVIMAGVLGTMTYYVVKSKRNRSIRKKEKSARRSGSNSWHHSDFSNSEVDRIYAL; this comes from the exons ATGGGCAGTTCTTCAGCACAAG tGGTAGTGGATGGTGTTGGAGATTTAGAGAAGGGGATATTGAGTCTATCATCGAATCGAAACCCTCTGGGTGAACTCTCGCCGACGCCGTCTCCGTCGTCGACTGCGACGGCTCCGGCTCTGGTTCTATCTAATTCGGGGAAGCGGATAGACCAAGCGGGGAAGAAGAAGTACGTGAAGCAAGTGACCGGACGGCACAACGATACTGAGCTTCATCTGGCGGCGCAGCGGGGAGATCTGGCCGCCGTGAAGCAGATTCTCGATGATATTGATTCACAGATGGTGAAAACTCTTAGTGGCGCCGATTTCGATGCGGAGGTTGCTGAGGTTCGGTCGTTAGTGGTGAACGAGGTCAACGAATTGGGGGAAACGGCTCTGTTCACTGCCGCGGAAAGAGGACACATAGAGGTCGTTAAGGAGCTACTGAAGTACTCCAATAAAGAGACTCTCACAACGAAGAACAGGTCTGCTTTCGATCCGTTGCATATTGCTGCAAGTCAAGGACACCATG CAATTGTCAAGGAGCTTCTTGATCATGAACCTTCTCTAAGCAAAACAATTGGACCGTCGGGTGCAACTCCACTCATTACAGCGGCAGCAAGAGGCCACACAGCCGTAGTCGAGGAATTGCTTAACAAAGATCGTAGCCTGCTAGAGATTTGTAGATCTAATGGTAAAAATGCATTACATTTTGCTGTGCGTCCTGGGCATACTGAAATTGTAAGATTGTTGCTCAGCAAAGATCAACAGCTAGCAAGAAGAAATGACAAGAAGGGCCAAACGGCACTGCACATGGCTGTCAAAGGGCAAAGTCGTGATGTGGTGAAGTTGCTTCTTGATGCAGATCCTGCCATTGTTATGCTTCCTGATAAGTTTGGAAACACGGCGCTGCACGTCGCTACGAGGAAAAAGCGTGTGGAG ATAGTACAGGAGTTGTTGCTACTCCCAGATACCAATGTGAATGCATTATCCAGAGACCACAAAACTGCTTTTGACATAGCGGAGGAGCTTCCTCTTTCAGAAGAGTCATCAGAAATTAAGGACTGTCTTTCTCGCTACGGTGCTGTCAGAGCCAATGAACTGAACCAACCAAGAGACGAATTGCGGAATACAGTGACTCAAATTAAGAAAGATGTTCATACCCAACTTGAACAAAccagaaaaacaaacaaaaatgtacACAACATCTCCAAAGAGCTAAGAAAGCTGCACAGGGAAGGAATCAACAATGCAACCAATTCAGTCACCGTGGTGGCTGTCCTCTTTGCCACAGTTGCTTTTGCAGCCATCTTTACGGTACCCGGTGGCGACACGGAGCAAGGAACTGCTGTTGTCGTGGGCTCTGGTTCTTTTaaaatcttcttcatcttcaacgCAATTGCGTTGTTTACGTCGTTAGCAGTCGTGGTGGTGCAGATTACATTAGTCAGAGGTGAGACGAAAGCAGAACGACGAGTCGTGGAGATTATTAATAAACTTATGTGGCTGGCTTCTGTTTGTACTTCGGTCGCATTCATGGCGTCGTCTTATATCGTGGTTGGGCGTAAATATGAATGGGCTGCAGTTGTGATCACTGTGGTTGGAGGTGTGATTATGGCAGGTGTTCTTGGTACCATGACTTACTATGTTGTGAAGTCCAAGAGAAATCGGTCGATcaggaagaaggagaagagcgCTAGACGGAGTGGCTCGAACTCATGGCATCACTCTGACTTCTCAAATTCAGAAGTTGATCGAATTTACGCTCTGTAG
- the LOC111796768 gene encoding ABC transporter G family member 6-like, translating to MVENMSPTRDTVAFFNDVELHDRPRSFVGISPTLGQLFKRVGDMRREANGDGNETPVHDQVVDIDGVNLEPRSLPLMLSFNNLTYSVKVRRKLSFSSVFRQRGNRLGGSAADETVVGDSLFTKTKTLLNNISGEAREGEILAVLGASGSGKSTLIDALANRIAKGSLKGTVRLNGEVLESRLLKVISAYVMQDDLLFPMLTVEETLMFSAEFRLPRTLSKSKKKLRVQALIDQLGLRNAAKTVIGDEGHRGVSGGERRRVSIGIDIIHDPIILFLDEPTSGLDSTSAFMVVKVLQRIAQSGSIVVMSVHQPSYRILGLLDRLLFLSRGQTVYSGSPVNLPMYFAEFGHPIPENENRTEFALDRIRELEGSPGGTKSLVEFNKSWQSMKNIPKSESDQQSTSLKEAISASISRGKLVSGATNNDASPSSMVPTFANPFWIEMAVLSKRSMLNSRRMPELFGIRLGAVLVTGFILATMFWQLDNSPKGVQERLGFFAFAMSTTFYTCADALPVFLQERYIFMRETAYNAYRRSSYVLSHSLVALPALIFLSLAFAATTFWAVGLDGGITGFLFYFLIIFAAFWAGSSFVTFLSGVVPHVMLGYTIVVAILAYFLLFSGFFITRDRIPGYWIWFHYISLVKYPYEAVLQNEFGNPTKCFVRGVQIFDNTPLGIVPTALKLKLLENMSNTLGMKITRSTCLTTGSDILQQQGVTDLSKWNCLLVTVAWGFLFRILFYFSLLIGSKNKRR from the exons ATGGTCGAGAATATGTCACCTACTAGAGATACGGTTGCGTTTTTTAATGATGTGGAGCTTCATGATCGCCCACGCTCATTTGTTGGTATATCTCCTACTCTTGGTCAGCTTTTCAAACGGGTTGGTGACATGCGGCGGGAAGCGAACGGAGATGGAAACGAGACGCCG GTTCATGATCAGGTGGTGGACATCGACGGCGTGAATTTGGAGCCGAGGTCTCTGCCATTAATGCTCTCCTTCAACAATCTCACATACAGCGTCAAAGTTCGTCGTAAGCTTAGTTTCTCGTCGGTTTTCCGGCAACGGGGGAATAGACTCGGCGGTTCTGCGGCCGATGAGACAGTCGTTGGCGACAGCCTATTCACGAAGACGAAGACTCTGTTGAACAACATCTCCGGTGAGGCTCGAGAGGGCGAGATTTTGGCCGTTCTTGGAGCGAGTGGCTCGGGGAAATCGACGTTGATTGATGCATTAGCTAATAGAATTGCTAaaggaagcttgaaaggaacAGTGAGATTAAACGGCGAGGTGTTGGAATCGAGATTGTTGAAGGTAATCTCTGCTTACGTTATGCAAGATGATCTTCTCTTCCCGATGCTTACGGTGGAGGAAACTCTAATGTTCTCGGCTGAGTTTCGATTGCCTCGAACGCTTTCGAAATCGAAGAAGAAATTGCGAGTTCAAGCGTTGATTGATCAGTTAGGGCTACGGAATGCAGCGAAGACTGTGATTGGCGATGAAGGACACCGCGGCGTCTCCGGCGGAGAGCGGAGACGAGTCTCGATTGGAATCGACATAATCCACGATCCGATCATTCTCTTCCTCGACGAGCCGACATCGGGACTGGATTCGACTAGTGCGTTCATGGTGGTGAAAGTTTTGCAGAGGATTGCTCAGAGTGGTAGCATCGTCGTCATGTCCGTTCACCAGCCGAGTTATCGGATTCTCGGATTGCTAGATCGACTGTTGTTTCTCTCTCGTGGACAAACCGTTTACAGTGGCTCCCCTGTCAATCTACCGATGTATTTCGCAGAGTTCGGTCATCCAATACCGGAAAACGAGAACAGGACTGAGTTCGCGCTCGATCGGATTCGAGAACTCGAAGGCTCGCCAGGAGGAACCAAGAGCTTGGTTGAATTCAACAAATCATGGCAGAGTATGAAGAACATTCCAAAATCAGAGTCAGATCAGCAGAGCACGTCGTTAAAGGAAGCCATCAGCGCAAGCATTTCAAGAGGAAAATTAGTCTCTGGCGCAACAAACAACGACGCGAGCCCTAGCTCTATGGTTCCAACCTTCGCAAATCCATTTTGGATCGAAATGGCTGTTCTCTCAAAGCGATCGATGCTAAACTCCCGCCGAATGCCAGAGCTCTTCGGAATCCGACTCGGCGCCGTCTTAGTCACCGGTTTCATCCTCGCCACCATGTTTTGGCAACTAGATAACTCACCAAAAGGCGTTCAAGAGCGGTTAGGTTTTTTCGCTTTCGCCATGTCCACAACCTTCTACACCTGCGCCGATGCTCTTCCAGTGTTTCTTCAAGAACGGTACATTTTCATGAGAGAAACAGCCTACAACGCATACAGGAGATCCTCCTACGTTCTATCTCACTCTCTGGTAGCCTTACCAGCGCTGATCTTCCTGTCCTTAGCTTTCGCAGCGACGACATTTTGGGCCGTCGGACTGGACGGCGGAATCACAGGTTTCTTGTTCTACTTTCTGATAATTTTCGCTGCGTTCTGGGCGGGAAGTTCATTCGTCACTTTCCTTTCGGGAGTAGTGCCTCATGTAATGCTTGGCTACACCATTGTCGTAGCGATTTTAGCCTATTTCCTTCTCTTCAGTGGATTCTTCATCACTCGCGATCGAATTCCAGGTTACTGGATCTGGTTCCATTACATTTCGCTTGTGAAGTATCCTTACGAAGCCGTTTTACAGAACGAATTCGGCAATCCGACGAAGTGCTTCGTGAGAGGCGTGCAGATTTTCGACAACACGCCGCTAGGAATCGTGCCGACCGCCCTGAAATTGAAGCTTCTGGAGAATATGAGCAACACTCTGGGGATGAAGATCACGAGATCCACTTGCTTGACGACGGGATCTGACATTCTGCAACAGCAAGGAGTGACGGATTTGAGCAAGTGGAATTGCTTGCTGGTGACTGTGGCTTGGGGATTTTTGTTCAGGATTCTGTTCTACTTTTCGCTTCTGATTGGaagcaagaacaagagaagatga
- the LOC111796777 gene encoding uncharacterized protein LOC111796777 isoform X2: MMAVPESEEVGFKHIGLSGSDYDASLPIKKRRFPVIQPPPFPSKDISPDGNLTKTEQLSPPKGVSLFHTNENLMKSERPSLSVTIISSSSAITSPRLSNKTQDCVCDENEGKSDTDSCYGAIVQNDIGITGVKFQEPSLGGRACFHSYVEREHKSLITEKHTVHALTEIRVGLELSSTNLNYDLLAANNEEEIDVKVEGGISRFQGTYESEIDS, translated from the exons ATGATGGCCGTACCAGAAAGTGAAGAG GTTGGTTTTAAGCACATTGGGTTGTCAGGTAGTGATTATGATGCAAGTCTCCCTATCAAGAAAAGGAGATTCCCGGTTATACAGCCTCCTCCGTTTCCATCTAAAGATATATCTCCAGATGGGAATTTAACGAAGACTGAACAGCTATCTCCACCTAAAGGCGTATCTTTGTTTCATaccaatgaaaatttaatgaagaGTGAACGGCCAAGTCTATCTGTGACAATAATTTCAAGTTCTAGTGCAATCACAAGTCCTAGGTTGTCCAACAAGACCCAGGATTGTGTTTGTGACGAGAACGAAGGAAAATCTGATACTGATTCATGTTATGGGGCTATAGTCCAGAATGATATTGGAATAACAGGAGTGAAGTTTCAGGAACCCAGTTTAGGAGGGCGTGCTTGTTTTCATAGTTATGTTGAACGTGAACACAAGTCCTTGATAACCGAAAAACACACAGTTCATGCATTAACAGAAATCCGTGTGGGGCTGGAGTTATCATCAACTAACCTCAACTATGACCTTCTTGCTGCTAACAATGAGGAAGAAATTGATGTAAAAGTTGAAGGAGGTATCAGTAGGTTTCAAGGAACATATGAATCTGAAATTGATTCCTGA
- the LOC111796777 gene encoding uncharacterized protein LOC111796777 isoform X1, with protein MAHEGGKLQSQGRDDPYSDFSQKFYVNRRKNLSARTSFTRRRGRFTIRINQGDWDFNPGVHNDQILPFDACRSKHMPAVSDGGIDQNHYKIKPEGPCCCARQRSRQILDDETPLCDIPSRRRSPDIREGPRRCIREPASELVGLRHGETFTRTFEDETLDPIYAHPQPPFEVDRRPFIQDQRNFPIQRKSFPRVDTPSWPMVSIQKKVRQVFWTFRNGSSKSDRLRDEIS; from the exons ATGGCGCATGAAGGGGGGAAATTACAATCTCAAGGAAG aGATGACCCATACAGTGACTTTTCCCAGAAATTTTATGTGAATAGACGTAAGAATCTATCAGCCCGAACGAGTTTTACTCGTAGAAGAGGTAGATTCACTATTAGGATAAACCAAGGTGACTGGGATTTTAATCCAGGAGTTCACAATGATCAAATTCTACCATTTGATGCCTGTAGAAGTAAACACATGCCTGCTGTTTCTGATGGTGGCATTGATCAAAACCACTATAAAATTAAACCCGAGGGTCCATGTTGCTGTGCTCGTCAACGGAGTAGACAAATATTAGATGATGAAACCCCCCTTTGTGATATACCCTCTAGGAGGAGGTCACCTGATATAAGAGAAGGACCTCGTAGATGCATTCGTGAACCTGCGTCCGAATTGGTTGGACTGCGACACGGTGAAACGTTTACGAGGACTTTTGAAGATGAGACCTTGGATCCAATATATGCACACCCTCAACCTCCATTTGAAGTAGATAGGCGTCCTTTTATCCAAGACCAAAGGAACTTCCCTATTCAAAGGAAAAGTTTTCCTAGAGTTGATACGCCCTCCTGGCCAATGGTTTCCATCCAAAAGAAAGTCCGACAGGTTTTTTGGACATTCAGAAATGGCTCGTCGAAGTCCGACAGGTTACGGGATGAGATCTCCTGA